A window of Chloracidobacterium sp. N contains these coding sequences:
- a CDS encoding DUF3488 and transglutaminase-like domain-containing protein produces MNIEQFFKAASYALVTGGFLTLALTGRVDVVTCILYSLALIASWFADRPGLRLQISERVANWCVVGYAPFAYLDFRYLSSSWITALIHFVLFVSIFKLFQVKRDRDWVFLYLLAVFEMLLAAGLTIDALFLLLLTGFTLTGLAALQAFEVVRTGRNLRQPLRTVTLSYDGQQARQASRPVRYLLVMTLVMAALIGALSVPTFFLLPRWNTGLLSQTFSEDTAMTGFSDLSIALGSVGNIKSDERTAMRVRVEKPLPPYLHWRGMVMTQFDGREWTRPEANRRVAVRQQNGGYILGEQQQRGQVVVQTVYVEPMSTSALFHCGRPVAVSNLRGLAQDSTGTLYRAECGTRLSYTVLSHLDETPVEQLRQDPLKYDAQTRATFLQLPATFDARVTQLAREITANATNGYDRARAIEQHLRTRCAYTLELQRGNELDPIVDFLFETRRGHCEYFASAMALMCRSLGLAARLAGGYHLGEYNDINNTYIVRQADAHAWVEVYFPQTETWVEFDPTPGVAPAPPTAAAEWLASARRYIEALRMFYIDYVIAYDAQRQRGLAQDVGRAAARYQTSAEVYIYRYREQLRMWTISQVIWMYSAVTGTELFYHLTVLLVLAGAMLLTLAGYLLWRRIRRQPRLLFERRWLSWLAPLFRWTLRQDERQSAVLFYDEMAALLSRAGHRRAPHQTPLEFASATGFEEVLTITRAYNQARYGERPDLDSRQVDRALQGLRQRLRQRRSGFWRTLWRPGRS; encoded by the coding sequence ATGAACATCGAGCAGTTTTTCAAGGCGGCATCCTATGCCCTGGTTACGGGTGGCTTTTTGACACTGGCGCTCACCGGACGGGTGGATGTGGTGACGTGTATCCTCTACAGCCTGGCGCTCATCGCAAGCTGGTTTGCCGACCGTCCGGGGCTGCGGCTGCAAATCAGCGAACGGGTTGCCAACTGGTGCGTTGTGGGATACGCGCCCTTTGCCTACCTTGATTTCCGGTATCTCAGCAGTTCGTGGATCACGGCGCTCATTCACTTCGTGCTGTTCGTCTCGATTTTCAAGCTCTTCCAGGTCAAGCGCGACCGCGACTGGGTGTTTCTCTACCTGCTGGCCGTGTTTGAAATGCTGCTTGCGGCTGGTCTCACCATTGATGCCCTGTTCCTGCTGCTGCTTACGGGTTTCACGCTGACCGGACTGGCGGCCCTTCAGGCATTTGAGGTGGTACGGACGGGCCGCAACCTCCGTCAGCCCCTGCGTACGGTGACGCTGTCGTATGACGGGCAACAGGCGCGGCAGGCCAGTCGTCCGGTACGCTACCTGCTGGTGATGACACTGGTCATGGCGGCGCTCATCGGGGCCTTGAGTGTCCCGACCTTCTTCCTGTTGCCGCGCTGGAACACGGGCCTGCTGTCCCAGACCTTCAGCGAAGACACGGCGATGACCGGCTTTTCTGACCTTTCCATTGCGCTTGGCTCGGTGGGCAACATCAAAAGCGACGAGCGTACAGCCATGCGCGTCCGGGTTGAAAAGCCGCTGCCACCCTACCTTCACTGGCGCGGCATGGTCATGACGCAATTCGATGGCAGGGAATGGACGCGGCCGGAAGCCAACCGGCGCGTGGCCGTCAGGCAGCAGAATGGCGGCTACATCCTTGGTGAGCAGCAACAACGTGGTCAGGTAGTGGTGCAGACCGTGTATGTGGAACCGATGAGCACCAGCGCCCTGTTTCACTGTGGCCGACCGGTGGCGGTGTCCAATCTGCGCGGACTGGCACAGGATTCAACCGGCACGCTCTACCGGGCGGAATGCGGGACGCGCCTGAGCTACACCGTGCTGTCCCACCTGGATGAAACACCGGTGGAGCAGTTGCGGCAGGACCCGCTCAAGTATGACGCCCAGACCCGCGCCACCTTCCTGCAACTGCCGGCGACGTTTGATGCGCGGGTGACGCAACTCGCCCGTGAGATCACCGCCAACGCCACCAATGGCTACGACCGGGCGCGCGCCATCGAGCAGCACCTCAGAACACGCTGTGCCTACACGCTTGAGCTGCAACGAGGAAACGAGCTGGACCCCATCGTGGACTTCCTGTTCGAGACGCGCCGCGGCCACTGTGAGTATTTTGCTTCGGCGATGGCGCTGATGTGCCGCTCGCTGGGACTGGCCGCGCGGCTGGCCGGGGGCTATCACCTTGGCGAGTACAATGACATCAACAACACTTACATCGTCCGGCAGGCAGATGCCCATGCCTGGGTCGAGGTGTATTTTCCACAGACGGAAACCTGGGTCGAATTCGATCCCACACCGGGGGTAGCCCCCGCCCCCCCCACGGCGGCAGCCGAGTGGCTCGCTTCGGCGAGGCGCTACATCGAGGCTTTGCGCATGTTCTACATTGACTATGTCATTGCCTACGATGCCCAGCGCCAACGCGGGCTGGCGCAGGATGTGGGTCGCGCAGCCGCGCGGTATCAGACATCGGCTGAGGTTTACATCTACCGCTACCGCGAGCAACTCAGAATGTGGACCATCTCCCAAGTGATATGGATGTACTCGGCCGTGACGGGTACGGAACTGTTCTATCACCTCACAGTGTTGCTGGTGCTGGCGGGCGCCATGTTGCTGACGCTGGCCGGCTACCTGCTCTGGCGGCGCATCCGGCGCCAACCACGACTTCTCTTTGAACGGCGGTGGTTGAGCTGGCTTGCCCCCCTGTTCCGCTGGACGCTGCGGCAGGACGAACGCCAGTCGGCTGTCCTGTTTTACGATGAGATGGCGGCGCTGCTGAGCCGCGCCGGACATCGCCGCGCGCCACATCAAACGCCGCTGGAATTTGCTTCGGCAACGGGCTTCGAGGAAGTCCTCACCATCACGCGGGCCTACAACCAGGCGCGCTATGGCGAACGGCCCGACCTGGACAGCCGGCAGGTTGACCGGGCACTCCAAGGGCTGCGCCAGCGTTTGCGGCAGCGCCGGTCAGGGTTCTGGCGCACGCTCTGGCGGCCGGGGCGCAGCTAG